The sequence below is a genomic window from Gemmatimonadota bacterium.
AGCGTGATCTGCCCACCGCCCTCTCGGTGGAGGACATGCGCGCTCAGCTCAACCCGACCGGAGTGCCGGACTTCGAAGCGGTGGCGGTACAGGGCCACGGCGTCTTCGAGACCCTCCAGGCGGTGAGCAAGCTGGTCGTCAAGTCGTTGAGCTGAGCCATGGCCGCCGGCGATCGGTGGAATCTTCCCAACCTGATCACGGTAGTGCGCATCGCGACCTGTCCGGTCATCTATTGGCTTGCGCTCGCCCCCGGTGTGACGGAGCGGTTGCTCGCCTTCGTGCTCTTCCTGGCCGCCAGCGCCTCGGATCTGTGGGACGGCTACCTGGCCCGCAAGCACGGACTGATCACCAACATGGGCAAGCTGCTCGACCCCGTTGCGGACAAGCTGTTGCTCGTGGCGACCTTCATTCCCGTCTATCTCATCTCGCATCGCGGCCCCGCTTCGGAGCTGCCGTGGTGGGGTGCGCTGCCCCTGTGGGTGCTCGCGGTCATCTTCGGGCGTGAGCTGGCCATCACCGTCTTCCGCAGCTGGGCGGCCCGCCGCGGTGAGGTCATCCCGGCCGGCAGGTCGGGGAAGTACAA
It includes:
- the pgsA gene encoding CDP-diacylglycerol--glycerol-3-phosphate 3-phosphatidyltransferase encodes the protein MAAGDRWNLPNLITVVRIATCPVIYWLALAPGVTERLLAFVLFLAASASDLWDGYLARKHGLITNMGKLLDPVADKLLLVATFIPVYLISHRGPASELPWWGALPLWVLAVIFGRELAITVFRSWAARRGEVIPAGRSGKYKAFIQNLFLGGALLWYPLLGMAQRRGWGGSFWQGWQVFHGAWIGLMLAAALILTVYSMVDYLWGYRRLLSGSAGG